From Arachis stenosperma cultivar V10309 chromosome 2, arast.V10309.gnm1.PFL2, whole genome shotgun sequence, one genomic window encodes:
- the LOC130963307 gene encoding zinc finger BED domain-containing protein RICESLEEPER 1-like, producing MGGGDNCVPPPTIEEDKTIEIEAENVVIPTSAIEAENSGAPTPASNAPQVDEENKDPKIGTLHGYMPKIDEEEELCKVFKGYSLEDCKKSVAEFVVLDEMPFKVVEGIGFRKMLNRFKPRFTVPSRVTVSRDCFQLYLDEKKKLKEWLAKSCARVCLTTDCWTSNQNYSYMSLTAHFIDEEWKLQKRIINFCQIENHKGDTVGRKIEKCLREWGIEKVFTITVDNATSNDGAITYLQRKLGARGGLVCGGKYMHVRCCAHVLNLIVNEGIKEQQTSIKSIRNVVRWNSTYLMLEHAEKFEKAFDRLFDQEPDFLRWFGEDNGGKKENYLCWCLEDVYDKEVSTSMTGFVKLTLEILYKFYEKEVVDDKGREDGGSSFRDVLDDNTKVLTGAKGISKNRVNMWKKQKKEKANADSKSDVERYLAEDTVEDENFDILAWWKVNASKYRVLSLIAHDVLGIPLFVTING from the exons ATGGGAGGAGGAGACAATTGTGTTCCTCCACCAACCATCGAAGAGGACAAAACAATAGAAATTGAAGCTGAAAATGTTGTTATTCCTACTTCTGCTATTGAAGCTGAAAATTCTGGTGCTCCTACTCCTGCAAGTAATGCACCACAAGTagatgaagaaaacaaagatccAAAAATT GGGACACTTCATGGTTATATGCCTAAAATTGATGAAGAAGAGGAACTATGCAAAGTTTTTAAGGGTTATAGCTTGGAAGATTGTAAGAAGTCTGTAGCTGAGTTCGTTGTCCTTGATGAAATGCCGTTTAAAGTTGTTGAGGGGATTGGGTTTCGCAAAATGTTAAATCGATTTAAGCCAAGATTTACAGTTCCATCTAGGGTGACGGTCTCAAGAGATTGCTTTCAACTTTATTTAGATGAGAAGAAAAAGCTAAAAGAATGGTTGGCAAAGTCATGTGCTCGGGTTTGCTTGACAACAGATTGTTGGACATCAAATCAGAATTATAGTTATATGAGCTTGACTGCACATTTCATTGATGAAGAATGGAAGTTACAAAAGAGAATTATAAATTTCTGCCAGATTGAGAACCACAAGGGTGATACAGTAGGAAGAAAAATTGAGAAATGCTTGAGAGAGTGGGGAATTGAAAAAGTCTTCACAATCACAGTGGATAATGCAACTTCGAATGATGGAGCTATTACTTATCTTCAAAGAAAATTAGGTGCAAGAGGTGGGTTGGTGTGTGGAGGAAAGTATATGCATGTGAGATGTTGCGCTCATGTTCTGAATTTGATAGTGAATGAAGGAATTAAGGAGCAACAAACTTCAATTAAAAGCATTAGAAATGTTGTCAG GTGGAATTCTACCTATCTAATGTTGGAACATGCTGAGAAATTTGAAAAAGCTTTTGATAGACTTTTTGATCAAGAACCTGATTTTCTTAGATGGTTTGGAGAGGATAATGGGGGGAAAAAGGAAA ATTATCTCTGTTGGTGTTTGGAGGATGTTTATGACAAGGAAGTATCTACTAGTATGACTGGTTTTGTTAAATTAACATTAGAGATTTTATATAAGTTTTATGAAAAGGAGGTTGTAGATGATAAAGGAAGGGAGGATGGTGGAAGTTCATTTAGAGATGTCTTGGATGATAATACTAAAGTCTTAACTGGTGCTAAGGGAATTTCTAAAAATAGAGTGAATATgtggaaaaagcaaaaaaaagagaaggctAATGCAGATAGCAAGTCAGATGTGGAGAGATATCTGGCCGAGGATACTGTAGAAGATGAGAATTTTGATATTTTGGCTTGGTGGAAAGTGAATGCTTCAAAATACAGAGTTCTTTCTCTCATAGCCCATGACGTCTTAGGTATTCCG CTCTTTGTCACCATTAATGGCTGA